CAGTGACCAACTAGAGTGAGCTCTGTCTGCTGCCTTCCAGAAAGTCTGGGTGCAGAATGTCAGTGTGGACGTACCTGACCTCCTTGCTACCAATGGCATCCTACACATTATCAGCCAGGTATGGCAGGAGAAGGGAGCGTGGGGAACCTCCTGGGCCAGGAATGACGGACTGACAGCCCCTCCTGCTCTATACCAGGTCTTGTTACCTCCAAGAGGTGATGTGCAGACTGGACCAGGGTTGCTGCAGCAGCTAGATAGGGTGCCTGCCTTCCACCTCTTCAGGGAGCAGCTGAAGGTAAAGGAGGCTCATTCAAGGGAAGTGAGTTCCCAGGAGGCTGGCTCCCTGCATCAGGACTGAGGGCTGCCGTGCTCACCCTTGCTCCCTATCTCTATTCCTAGCACCACAAACTGGTGGCCCAAATTGAGGCTGCCAAAGCCTACACCATCTTTGTGCCCACAAATCACTCTCTGGAGACCCAGGGCAACAGCAGTATCCTGGTGAGGCCTTAGGGATGGGCAGGATGAGCCCCCTTTGCCAAGATGCAGGGGCGTGGTGGGGATGGCATGATGCTCAGGACCCTTGAGAGTCTTGGAAACCCTGAAGTGACTCCTCCCTGGCAGGACGTAGACATAGTCCGGCATCACGTGATCCTTGGGGAGGCACTCTCCGTGGAGGTCCTGAGGAAAGGAGGACACCGGAATTCGCTTCTGGGCCCCGCCCACTGGCTGGTCTTCTACAATCACAGCGGTCAGGTTTGAAGGGCAGGGATTAGGAGACTCTTCCCCCAGGAAGTCTTAGGACCTGTCTTTGAAGCTTTCCACCAAGGAGACCCTAGCCTCTGCTCTAGAAAGACTTCCCTTCCATTCTTGGAGCTACCCCCAGTCCTGGAGTGTGTTCTTATCTTGTTGCTTCTAAGAGGGAGGATAGTGGGAGTGGGTAGGCAGATCCAACCTGCTGTCTTCCATTGCAGCCCGAGGTGAACCACATGCCATTAGAGGGGCCCTTTCTGGAGGCTCCTGGATGCTCCCTCTTTGGTTTGGCAGGGATCTTGACAGTGGGGTCCAGCCGCTGCCTACACAGCCACGCAGAAGCTCTTCGGGTAAGAAGCTGGCGCCAGAGGGATGTTAAAGATCAGCagctgcaggggctggagaggtgactcagcagttaagaacactggctgctcttctagaggtcctgagttcaattcccagcagccacatggtagctcacaaccatctataataggatctgatgccctcttctggcctgcagaacagtcatacataaaatatacataaataaatttttttaaaaaaaggatctGCAGCTGggagtggtgccacacacctttaatcccagaactctagaagcggaggcaggcagatcccttcTTAAACGTCAGGCCTGTCAGGGTtactagtgagaccctgtttcaaaaacaaaagcgaAACTCACGCACAGATGCTGCTTGGTCTGAGTAGCAGGAACACTTGACTAGTCTGTCCTGGACCAACTGATACCTTGCCCTTCTTCTCCAGGAGAAATGCATAAACTGTACTCGGAAATTCCGCTGCACTCAAGGCTTCCAGCTGCAGGTGATGCTGGGCTCAGTACAACCCCGTACTTACTTCCATGTCCCCACTAAAGGTCCAGGTTCAGCCCTGCTGGGAACTGGCCCAGGATGGGCAAGGCTGAACCACAGCCCTGGTCTGCTTAGGGGAGCTTCATTGTTGCGCTAGTCCTGATCCTTCTGCTGTCCCCTCATCAGGCCCGACTGTCTTGGCCTCTACCTCTCCCTTCTACTACCCTTATGCTTGTCCAGCATAGTTGTTTATCTCCCTCGAACAACCCTGTCTCTTCCCAGGCTGGCAGGTGACCCTTCCTGTGTGTCTCCAATTCTAGGACACACCTAGGAAGAGCTGTGTCTACAGAtctggcttttctttctcccGGGGCTGTTCCTACACATGTGCCAAGAAGATCCAGGTTTGCTCTGAGGTGTCCCCTGCTAAGGCTTTGCCACTTTGCCCAGGACGGAGAGCAGAGTAGGCCCACGGAAGAGTTCAGACTGAATTTCAAGGACAGAGATGCTGAGCTTCCAGCAAAGACAGCAaatctgaggctggagagatggctcagaggttaagagcactgactgctctttcagaggtcctgagtgatagctcacacccatctgcaatgagatctggtgccttttttccggcatgcaggcatgcatgcatacatacatacaggcgtgtatgcagacagaacactgcatagataataaatacattttttaaaaagacagcaaAGCAAGGGTCTTAGGAATGTCCAGAATCGGAGGGCTACTGTTGTTCCTGTGTTTAACCCCTGGAGAATGGACATGAGAGATACAGAGTTGAATCCCAGAGCTGGCACCATCAGCCAGTGCAGTACTGAGGcttccttgtttcttctgtgCAGCCCATGGAGTTGCCACTCTACCTTGTTTGAGTCTACCCCCACCAGGGGAGGGTTGTGGAAGGCAGCCCCCGCATCCCCTGAGGGTTTTGGTCTGCCCTCCCTGGGTCTGTGCTTCCAAGTTGCTCCATTTGGTGACCCTGAGATGTAACCATCTCTTCCTGGGTAATGACATCCATCCCGGCCTACCCTgggcctctctcctccccttcccattcCCCTGCCCCTACAGGTGCCCGACTGCTGCCCAGGCTTCTTTGGCACACTGTGTGAACCATGCCCAGGGGGTCTAGGTGGAGTGTGCTCAGGTCATGGGCAGTGCCAAGACAGGCTCCTGGGCAGCGGGGAATGCCGCTGCCAAGAGGGCTTCCACGGAACAGCCTGTGAGATGTGTGAGCTGGGCCGCTACGGACCTACTTGTTCTGGAGGTGAGGTCTGCAGAGAGTAGGGTGGGGGCCCTTGGGAAGGGAGCAGACTGGGTTCTACACCGTAAAGAGCGGGAAAGTAACTCCTGCCCTTCGTTGTCCCACTCCCAGTATGTGACTGTGACCACGGGCTGTGCCAGGAGGGGCTGCGAGGGAACGGAAGCTGTGTCTGTAATGTTGGTTGGCAGGGTCTCCGCTGTGATCAAAGTAGGTCCCAGGAGGTTAGGGTCAAGTGACAACAGGGGAACAATTCTGCTCCAAATGACCAGAACCTTCTGTCTACTCCCAGAAATCATCAACCCTCAGTGTCCCAAGAAGTGTGATCCCAATGCCAAGTGAGTGAGCCCAACCTGTGCTGGGGTGATTGTGGGCAGGACAGGGCAGACAGGCTAAGTGGCTGCCATCCCTCCCAGCTGCATACAGGACGCCACTGGAATCCCCACCTGTATCTGTGCTGCAGGATACTCAGGCAACGGCAGTTATTGCTCAGGTTGGCCATCCGGACGCCCTGTGTCCCACTCTGGAATGCTTGGGGTGGCTATCCCACAGCCTCTCTAGCCTTTTCCTTATCTCCTGTCTGTGTCTCACAACCTCTCCCTAGAGGTGGATCCATGTGCTGCTGGCCATGGGGGCTGTTCGCCCTATGCCAACTGCACCAAGGTGGCTCCCGGGCAGCGGACGTGTACCTGCCAGGAGGGCTACACAGGCGATGGAGAGCTGTGCCAGGGTGAGGTGCCTCTGCATGCGAGGGCAGGCCATGTAGATGGGCAGGGGGGTCATCAGGGCTATTCCTCATCTCGGCGTTTCTTCCCCTAGAGATGAACAGCTGTCTCATCCGCCATGGGGGCTGCCACGTTCACGCTGATTGCATCCCCACAGGCCCCCAGCAGGTCAGTTGACAGGCTTAATCCTGGGCCTCCATGCAGACTACTAGGTTGGGGTGGCCCTGCCATTCTGGGCTCCTTGCAGCCACAATGATCAGGATTTGCGACAGGTCTCTTGTAGCTGCCGTGAGGGCTACAGTGGTGATGGCATCCAGACTTGCAAGCTTCTGGACCCCTGCTCCCAGGTTAGAACCTCATATCCTAGCGCATTTGTAGAGAGAAGGGCACTGAGACCAGAAACAGCTATCCTCACCCCTACGATGGCTCCAGGGCTTCCCTTACCCCTAGCTCTAGTCGGACTCAACAGCAGAAATAAAACCGTGAGGGGCAACCAGGGACTTTGAGGCATCCTTCCTAAGGCTGGTCTTTCAGAGGTGGCAGGACGCCACCGCAGCCTTCCTCTTCTACCCAGAACAATGGCGGCTGCAGTCCTTATGCTGTGTGCAGAAGCACAGGAGATGGGCAGAGGACATGTACCTGCAACCCAAGTCATACCGTGGGAGATGGGATCACCTGCCATGGACGAGTTGGACTGGTAATGATGCCCAAATCTGACCCAGGCTTGACTGTGGCTATGTCCCATGAACCTGAACTCCAATTTAGGCTAAGATCCCAGATTCAATTCTGATCCTGACTATGACCCTGAATCTGACCCCTAATTCTTCCTGGGCTAAACCTCATCTTCATCACATGCAAACAATCCTAGCCCCAGATCAGAACCCTCCCTGGATTTCTTTTCCTCATCTCTGCCTTGGCCAGACCTTGGGGGGGGTCACCCAAAATCTGAGCTGATCCTTGCTCCCCCAGGAGCTCCTACGGAACAAGCATGCCTCATTCTTCAGCCTCAACCTCATGGTGAGTAGCCAGCCTAGGCCTTTGAGACCTGCTGGGCAAATGCCAACCTGCTCTAGACCTCTATGTTCCCATCTGATTGAGCGGAGGGGGGGGGCTGGCCTGGACTCTTTAGAATTTCAGTTTTTCCCAGAAGATCGTTAGATACTCCAAGTTGGTCCCAGATTGTTCCCCTTCCACTCACGTCGTGTCCTGCCTCCCCAGGAATACAAGGAGCTCAAGGGTGATGGGCCTTTCACCATCTTTGTGCCCCATGCTGATTTAGTGAGCAACATGTCCCAGGTATACAGCCCTGGGAGAAGTCGGGAGAGAGATGAGTGCTCTGGTCACAGCATGAGCAGAGGTGACAATCATTGGCTCCCACTATCTTCCTGACTCTATGCTAGGATGAGCTGGCTAGGATACGTGCCCATCGCCAGCTGGTGTTTCGCTACCACGTGGTTGGCTGCCGGCAGCTGGGGAGCCAAGACCTGCTGGACCAGGAATATGCCACTGCACTGTCTGGGCACACGCTGCGTTTCAGTGAGAAGGAGGTGAGCTCTCACACCGTTGGTCCTACTGGCTATAGAGTCTTCCTGCAGGATTCAACCCCCAGCTCAGCCCCCTTCAAACTGTCCCTGTGCCCCTGCCTCCAATCCTTTACTACTCAGCCTGGATCCAAACGGGAGGGTGTGGAGTCCCGCCCAGAGGATACCCACACCCAGGGCCCTCCCTGTCAGCACTGGCCTGCCCCAAGCCCGGATTCCCAAGTCAAGCTGATACCAGCACCATGCTCTCACAATACCAGGCCTAGTGTGGTTCCTTGTACAACCTTCTCATAGTGATTCTGCCCTTGCCTGACTCAtcttctacctcagtccaaaaccCAGCACTGTCTACCAAAAAAACACTCTCCACCTCAAGCCCTGCTCTGACCTAGGCACACCCCGTAGCTTCAATTCCAACCTCAGCTTTGCCCCGATGCGACCACGGTCCTCCCACAGGGCAGCATTTATCTCAATGACTTTGCTCGGGTGGTAAGCAGTGACTATGAGGCGGTGAATGGTGTCCTGCACTTCATTGACCGTGTTCTGCTGCCACCGGATGTGCTACACTGGGAGGCTGACACTGTCCCGGTCCCTCGGGTATGGCTGGGCAAAGGCCTGGGACTGGGTGGCAGGCTGGGATCCTCTCTTCCTGCCTGACCATGTGACCCACGCATGCTCTTTCCCAGAGAAATATCACCGCTGCTACTGAAAGCTTTGGTTACAAGATCTTCAGCCGCCTAGTGACGGTACTGCTCTCCTGAATGCGGGCCTGCcagtgtgtgcgcatgcgtgtaaCAGTATGCATGCTTTCCTCTTTCTGGGAACGAATGTGCCTATGGGCATTTCCTTGTACAATGTAAGAGCCTCCTCGGTGAGGAAGTGTGCAGCCAAGGTGTGTGGAGACTTTCCCCTGCAAGTGTGCCCATAAACAGTAGCTCCCCTACCTGCAATTTCAattcattgtcagccatgttgcaagctggctcagtgggtgagagtgCTTGCTACCACACCTGACAACCCTGGGACCCATGCGACAGGAGAAAAGACTTCTGTAGGGTCTCCATGTGTGCAGTTGCAAGCACtcccatgtcacacacacacacaccaaaacaaaaaccaaccaggttaagtataataaaagtattaaatTGAAAAGCCCTAGAAATATCtcacatttaaataacttttattatggTATATTGTTTCAATTCTATGGTGTattgttcctctctctcctctcaagacaggtagtcctggctgtcctagaccaggctggtcttgaactcagagatctgcctgcctctgccttctgagtggtgggattaaaggcgtgcaccaccacctcctggctattGCTCATCCCTTATTGTAACTAGTTTACAAATAACCCTTTATCACAGGTAGAAGAGAACAGTATATATATAGTTCATAAATACATGGTTCATATGTATGGATCACTGTAATTTAAGGCATCTGCTGGGGCCTTGGGACCAGTTCTCCGCAGATGAGGGAATGATCGTCCACCCAGGACTTCAGAAAAGCGTGGCTAGTTATCTGGGCTGGGTTTCTCTGCGTCTTCTTTCTGGCTTCTGGGGTCCAGCCTCATCTCTAACTGTCACACCTTTGCTCCGCCCCCACAGGTGGCTGGTCTTCTGCCCATGCTTCAGGATGCAACTCATCGTCCCTTCACTATGCTGTGGCCCACAGATTCCGCCCTGCAAGCCCTGCCTCCTGACCGGCAGAACTGGCTCTACCATGAGGACCACCGTGACAAACTGGCAGCCATTCTTCGGGGTCACGTGATCCGCAACATTGAGGTGGGCACAGACCCGATCTTTGGTCCCTACTGCCTGCATGCCCAACTCCAATCATGTCTTCATTTATTTAGGCCTTGGCATCTGACCTACCCAACCTGGGCCAACTCCGAACCATGTATGGAAACACTATCTCTTTCTCCTGCGGTCGTGCTCGGCCTGTGAGTCTGGGGAGAGAGCTTGGTTAAGGACAACAGGGGCAGGGCAGTGAGGGGCTGCAGTGCCCATGATCCCTACATCTTCCCCTCTAGGGTGAGCTCCTGGTAGGTGAAGACAACACCCGCATTGTGCAAAGACACTTGCTCTTTGAAGGGGGCGTGGCTTATGGCATCGACCAGCTGCTGGAGCCACCCGGCCTTGGTGCCCGCTGTGATCGTTTTGAGACCCAGACACTTCAAATGGTGAGGAAGGCCATGGGACACAGGTGCATGGCAGGGGCCCAGCCTACCTGTCCTGCCCTGTGCATCCACCTGACCCTGCAGTGTTGACCTCCATCCCCTCCAGAAGACTTGCAGCGTCTGTGGGCTGGAGCCACCCTGTCCTCGGGGCTCACAGGAGCAGGTAAGGGCTTAGAGGCTGAGATGAGGGTTGAGGGGAGGGGCCGAGCACCATCAAGCTCAGGCTGGCTGTGGCCTGACTCCTTTTGACCCAGGGCAGCCCCAAGTCCTGCTGGCGTGATTACTCCAAGTTCTGGGCAACTCCACTGCACTCCCTGACAATGCGTGGTGGAGCCTGGATACAGCCTAGTTTTTGGAACCACCATCGACTGGGTAGGGGCTGCCACCGAAACTGTGTCACAGTCATCTGGAAGCCCAGCTGCTGCCCTGGTCACTACGGCATTGACTGCCAAGGTAAGCATTCTGAGAGCAGCAGACAAGCTGACCAGTTCCTCTAGCCTCCAAGATGGTCCGAATCAAAGTTCTGGCTATTGCCCTTTAAGAAAGGATTTTGGGGTGCTCTAGGGTAGGGGAATGCTTAAAATGCGTGAGGGTAGGTGTACAGAAGATTCATAATCTGGCACGGAGTTCTGAAGACTCAGGGCATTCTCTGGGGTCTGATGGGGGGGGGTCTCAGGGCTGTGAGGACATGGGTGAACTGACACAGCTTGAAGAGCCTTGGCTGGCACTCAGTAGGGGAACAGACGGCAGATCCCGGGATGCAGGTATGTGGGTGTTCTCATGAGAGCCTCTGGTCCCTTCCTCTACGCTATTCCCTAGCTTGCCCTGGCGGCCCCAAAAGCCCCTGCAGTGATCACGGCGTGTGTCTGGATGGCATGAGCGGAAGTGGGCAGTGTAAATGCCACTTGGGTTTTGCTGGGACAGCCTGTGAATTATGTGCCCCAGGTACCTTTGGACCCCAATGCCAAGGTAAGTCATCTCTGCCTTGTCCCATTCGATCTTGCCCCACTTCCTTTGCCCTGTGTGTCAACTTGTCCTTCTCCTCAGCTTGCCGCTGTACCCCACATGGACGTTGTGATGAAGGCCTTGGGGGCTCTGGCTCCTGCTTCTGCGACGAAGGCTGGACTGGGCCACGCTGTGAAGTGCAGCTGGGTGAGTAGCCCTTGAgcctgtgtgcatttgtgcacgCACTGGCCGCCACCCCTCGGCCTAGCTGCACACTCAGGTGGAGGCCCCTATGGCGGATGGGAGGGGCAGTGGCTATGAGGGGAGCTACTGACGTGATCTCATGGGACGGGTCCTGGGGACAGAGTTGCAGCCCGTATGTACCCCACCCTGTGCAACCCAGGCCGTGTGCCGTGTGGGCAACAGCTGTGAGTGCAGCCTGGGCTATGAAGGGGACGGCCGTGTGTGCACAGGTAAGCAGGAGGCTGTGAGTTGCCGGTAAGAAGCCTTGGACCCACCCTAGGTAAGCGGCTCAACCACTCCTTCCTTGCCCCCAGTGGCAGATCTGTGCCGGAAGGGGCATGGCGGCTGCAGTGAGCATGCCAACTGCAGCCAGGTGGGGACAATGGTCACTTGCACCTGTCTGCCTGACTATGAGGGCGATGGCTGGAGTTGCCGAGCTCGCAATCCCTGCCTGGACGGCCACCGTGGAGGCTGCAGCGAGCATGCTGACTGCCTCAACACTGGTCCGGTAAGCAGGTCCTGGGGAGCTGAGTAGTCTGGGTGTAGAGGCCTCACAGCCCActcctccagtctctgtgagcatcCACTGCTCTCTCTGCCCACAGAACACACGGCGCTGTGAATGCCATGTAGGCTATGTGGGTGACGGACTGCAGTGTCTGGCGGAGCTTGAGCCGCCTGTGGACCGATGCATGAGCAAATCAGTTCCCTGCCACAGAGACGCTCTGTGCACTGACCTGCATTTCCAGGGTATGCTTCCTTACCCACCTCTGACCCACTGCAGCATCCCCGGTTACTGTCCGGTCAATCATACAtacaccctcccttcttcctgcagAAAAACAGGCTGGTGTCTTCCACATCCAGGCCACCAGTGGCCCTTATGGCTTGACCTTCTCAGAGGCCAAGGAAGCCTGTGAGGACCAGGGAGCAGCCCTTGCTTCGCTCCCTCAGCTCTCCGCTGCCCAGCAGGTGCACAGGGCTCAAGGGTAGGAGCTAAGCCTATGGAAGCCCATTGAGTTGGGCTCTGGTTTCAGCATCTCCTCTTGCCCCTACAGCTGGGTTTTCATGTCTGCTTCATGGGCTGGTTGGCCAATGGCTCTGCTGCCCACCCTGTTGTCTTCCCAGCGGCAGACTGTGGTGATAATCGTGTAGGTGTAATCAGCCTTGGGGTCCGCAAGAACCTTTCGGAGCGCTGGGATGCCTACTGCTACCGTGTGCAAGGTATGTTCACTCTACTGACCTCTGCCTACCCATAACCCGATTTCCCCAATACTCCTCTCTAAGCTGACATGCCTTTCCTCCCTGCAGATGTGGCTTGCCAATGTCGGGTCGGCTTTGTGGGTGACGGGATCAGCACATGCAATGGGAAGCTGCTCGAAGTCCTGGCTACCACCGCCAACTTCTCTACCTTCTATGGGGTGTGCAGGGGTCTAGCCTCAGAAGTGGGAATGTAGGCAGTTGGGATCCCCAAGGAGAAAGCTTGTCCACACCCCCATCTCCTCACCCTAGATGTTGCTGGACTATGCCAATGCCACCCAGCGAGGTCTGGATTTTCTGGACTTCTTGGACGATGAGCGCTCCTTCAAGACACTCTTTGTTCCTGTCAACGAAGGCTTTGTGGACAATATGGTAACAGCAGGGGCTTGGGtacagtttgctctctctggTGGGCCTAACCCAACAGATCTTACTCTGTTCATAGACGCTGAGTGGCTCAGACCTAGAACTCCACGCTTCCAATACCACCTTTCTGAGTGCTAATGCCAGCCAGGGGACATGGCTTCCTGCCCACTCAGGACTTAGCCTCTTTGTAAGAGATGAAGGCTCCGACAACAGTTCTAGGGTCCCTCTGGTGAGTCTGGCCTTACCAGTACCCTCCTGGCTCAACCTTGCTTACCTGGGGGCCTGACTGCAGTTTCTCCACAGACCCCGGGGGCAGTTGTGGTCAGCCACATCATCGTGTGGGATATCTTGGCTTTCAATGGTATCATCCACGCTCTGGCCAGCCCCCTGCTCACGCCACCCCAGCCTGTGAGTCTGCAGAAGTGGGAGACAGAGCCTCAAGGGAGAGGGGCTATCTCTGGCCTGGTCCTTGACACTCACCCCCTTTTTGCTTACAGAGGCCGGTGCTGGGACACGAGCCTCAACCTGTGGCACTAAGCATGGGGATCGTGGTAGCTTCTGGAACACTGCTGGGGCTGGTAGCTGGAGCCCTCTACCTGCGCGCCCGAGGCAAGCCCACAGGCTTCGgcttctctgccttccaggtaaAGAGGGGTTGGGGGTGTGGGGACAGGGTCCTTCTGTCATGTGTGGGGGGGCCTTACCAGTCACAGCTCCTCTTCTAGGCAGAAGATAATGCCGATGATGACTTCTCCCCATGGC
The sequence above is drawn from the Chionomys nivalis chromosome 5, mChiNiv1.1, whole genome shotgun sequence genome and encodes:
- the Stab1 gene encoding stabilin-1 isoform X1, with product MAESRILLLFCFLIFCLAGPNFIGGQKVQSKRCDVKTKFVTHSPCTACAAVRKRSCPLGWFRNFPEKILLDCRYEVQLGGSLVSLSGCSQECWKDVVQKTCCPGYWGSQCYECPGGAETPCNGHGTCLDGIAGNGTCVCQENFSGSACQECRDPGRFGPDCQSVCSCVHGLCNDGPRGDGKCLCFAGYTGTRCDQEVPVCQGLRCPQNSQCSAEAPTCKCLPGYTQQGSVCLARDPCKPSPCSPLARCSVNPKGQAQCHCPENYHGDGKVCLPLDPCITNFGGCPSNSTFCLYKDPGKAVCICQPGLISLNNDASAGCYAFCKPHSCDKSATCQVTADRKTTSCVCKDGEVGDGRACYGHLLHEVQRANQIGLMLARLKLAIAMLEQGCQEILTTSGPFTVLVPSFFVSSVPSSTMNVTLAQQLCKQHIIAGEHILEDVGPSNTRKWWTLAGQEITINFNRLRYTYKYEDQPQQTFTIQKANYIAANGVFHTVTALRRQLPPPLPGNPKKTVSEILASTEAFTRFETILENCGLPSILDGPGPFTVFAPSNDAVDSLRDGRLIYLFTSGLSKLQELVRYHIYNHGQLTVEKLISKGRVLTMANQVLTVNISEEGRILLGPEGIPVQRVDVLAANGVIHMLEGILLPPTILPILPQHCDEEQHQIVPGTCVDCQALNASVCPPNSVKMDIFPKECVYTHDPTGLNMLKKGCAHYCNQTITKRGCCKGFFGPDCTQCPGGFSNPCYGKGNCSDGVQGNGACLCFPDYKGIACHVCSNPNKHGEHCQEDCGCVHGLCDNRPGSGGVCQRGTCAPGFQGRFCNESMGHCSPGGLTQLCHQHARCVSQEGKARCICLDGFEGDGFSCTRSNPCSHPDRGGCSENAECIPGDLGTHRCVCHKGWSGDGRMCVAIDECGLDTRGGCHVDALCSYVGPGQSRCTCKLGFAGDGYQCSPIDPCRVGNGGCHGLATCQAVGGGQRVCTCPPNFGGDGFSCYGDIFQELEANAHFSAFSQWFKNSSVTLPAGSRVTALVPSEAAIRRLSRDDQAFWLQPKMLPELVRAHFLQGAFSEEELARLSGQQVATLSPTTHWQIHNISGKVWVQNVSVDVPDLLATNGILHIISQVLLPPRGDVQTGPGLLQQLDRVPAFHLFREQLKHHKLVAQIEAAKAYTIFVPTNHSLETQGNSSILDVDIVRHHVILGEALSVEVLRKGGHRNSLLGPAHWLVFYNHSGQPEVNHMPLEGPFLEAPGCSLFGLAGILTVGSSRCLHSHAEALREKCINCTRKFRCTQGFQLQDTPRKSCVYRSGFSFSRGCSYTCAKKIQVPDCCPGFFGTLCEPCPGGLGGVCSGHGQCQDRLLGSGECRCQEGFHGTACEMCELGRYGPTCSGVCDCDHGLCQEGLRGNGSCVCNVGWQGLRCDQKIINPQCPKKCDPNANCIQDATGIPTCICAAGYSGNGSYCSEVDPCAAGHGGCSPYANCTKVAPGQRTCTCQEGYTGDGELCQEMNSCLIRHGGCHVHADCIPTGPQQVSCSCREGYSGDGIQTCKLLDPCSQNNGGCSPYAVCRSTGDGQRTCTCNPSHTVGDGITCHGRVGLELLRNKHASFFSLNLMEYKELKGDGPFTIFVPHADLVSNMSQDELARIRAHRQLVFRYHVVGCRQLGSQDLLDQEYATALSGHTLRFSEKEGSIYLNDFARVVSSDYEAVNGVLHFIDRVLLPPDVLHWEADTVPVPRRNITAATESFGYKIFSRLVTVAGLLPMLQDATHRPFTMLWPTDSALQALPPDRQNWLYHEDHRDKLAAILRGHVIRNIEALASDLPNLGQLRTMYGNTISFSCGRARPGELLVGEDNTRIVQRHLLFEGGVAYGIDQLLEPPGLGARCDRFETQTLQMKTCSVCGLEPPCPRGSQEQGSPKSCWRDYSKFWATPLHSLTMRGGAWIQPSFWNHHRLGRGCHRNCVTVIWKPSCCPGHYGIDCQACPGGPKSPCSDHGVCLDGMSGSGQCKCHLGFAGTACELCAPGTFGPQCQACRCTPHGRCDEGLGGSGSCFCDEGWTGPRCEVQLELQPVCTPPCATQAVCRVGNSCECSLGYEGDGRVCTVADLCRKGHGGCSEHANCSQVGTMVTCTCLPDYEGDGWSCRARNPCLDGHRGGCSEHADCLNTGPNTRRCECHVGYVGDGLQCLAELEPPVDRCMSKSVPCHRDALCTDLHFQEKQAGVFHIQATSGPYGLTFSEAKEACEDQGAALASLPQLSAAQQLGFHVCFMGWLANGSAAHPVVFPAADCGDNRVGVISLGVRKNLSERWDAYCYRVQDVACQCRVGFVGDGISTCNGKLLEVLATTANFSTFYGMLLDYANATQRGLDFLDFLDDERSFKTLFVPVNEGFVDNMTLSGSDLELHASNTTFLSANASQGTWLPAHSGLSLFVRDEGSDNSSRVPLTPGAVVVSHIIVWDILAFNGIIHALASPLLTPPQPRPVLGHEPQPVALSMGIVVASGTLLGLVAGALYLRARGKPTGFGFSAFQAEDNADDDFSPWQEGTSPALVSVPNPVFGSNDAFCEPFDDSLLEEDFPDTQRILKVK
- the Stab1 gene encoding stabilin-1 isoform X2; its protein translation is MLLRDAMPSANHIPVTNRPPVSCVCKDGEVGDGRACYGHLLHEVQRANQIGLMLARLKLAIAMLEQGCQEILTTSGPFTVLVPSFFVSSVPSSTMNVTLAQQLCKQHIIAGEHILEDVGPSNTRKWWTLAGQEITINFNRLRYTYKYEDQPQQTFTIQKANYIAANGVFHTVTALRRQLPPPLPGNPKKTVSEILASTEAFTRFETILENCGLPSILDGPGPFTVFAPSNDAVDSLRDGRLIYLFTSGLSKLQELVRYHIYNHGQLTVEKLISKGRVLTMANQVLTVNISEEGRILLGPEGIPVQRVDVLAANGVIHMLEGILLPPTILPILPQHCDEEQHQIVPGTCVDCQALNASVCPPNSVKMDIFPKECVYTHDPTGLNMLKKGCAHYCNQTITKRGCCKGFFGPDCTQCPGGFSNPCYGKGNCSDGVQGNGACLCFPDYKGIACHVCSNPNKHGEHCQEDCGCVHGLCDNRPGSGGVCQRGTCAPGFQGRFCNESMGHCSPGGLTQLCHQHARCVSQEGKARCICLDGFEGDGFSCTRSNPCSHPDRGGCSENAECIPGDLGTHRCVCHKGWSGDGRMCVAIDECGLDTRGGCHVDALCSYVGPGQSRCTCKLGFAGDGYQCSPIDPCRVGNGGCHGLATCQAVGGGQRVCTCPPNFGGDGFSCYGDIFQELEANAHFSAFSQWFKNSSVTLPAGSRVTALVPSEAAIRRLSRDDQAFWLQPKMLPELVRAHFLQGAFSEEELARLSGQQVATLSPTTHWQIHNISGKVWVQNVSVDVPDLLATNGILHIISQVLLPPRGDVQTGPGLLQQLDRVPAFHLFREQLKHHKLVAQIEAAKAYTIFVPTNHSLETQGNSSILDVDIVRHHVILGEALSVEVLRKGGHRNSLLGPAHWLVFYNHSGQPEVNHMPLEGPFLEAPGCSLFGLAGILTVGSSRCLHSHAEALREKCINCTRKFRCTQGFQLQDTPRKSCVYRSGFSFSRGCSYTCAKKIQVPDCCPGFFGTLCEPCPGGLGGVCSGHGQCQDRLLGSGECRCQEGFHGTACEMCELGRYGPTCSGVCDCDHGLCQEGLRGNGSCVCNVGWQGLRCDQKIINPQCPKKCDPNANCIQDATGIPTCICAAGYSGNGSYCSEVDPCAAGHGGCSPYANCTKVAPGQRTCTCQEGYTGDGELCQEMNSCLIRHGGCHVHADCIPTGPQQVSCSCREGYSGDGIQTCKLLDPCSQNNGGCSPYAVCRSTGDGQRTCTCNPSHTVGDGITCHGRVGLELLRNKHASFFSLNLMEYKELKGDGPFTIFVPHADLVSNMSQDELARIRAHRQLVFRYHVVGCRQLGSQDLLDQEYATALSGHTLRFSEKEGSIYLNDFARVVSSDYEAVNGVLHFIDRVLLPPDVLHWEADTVPVPRRNITAATESFGYKIFSRLVTVAGLLPMLQDATHRPFTMLWPTDSALQALPPDRQNWLYHEDHRDKLAAILRGHVIRNIEALASDLPNLGQLRTMYGNTISFSCGRARPGELLVGEDNTRIVQRHLLFEGGVAYGIDQLLEPPGLGARCDRFETQTLQMKTCSVCGLEPPCPRGSQEQGSPKSCWRDYSKFWATPLHSLTMRGGAWIQPSFWNHHRLGRGCHRNCVTVIWKPSCCPGHYGIDCQACPGGPKSPCSDHGVCLDGMSGSGQCKCHLGFAGTACELCAPGTFGPQCQACRCTPHGRCDEGLGGSGSCFCDEGWTGPRCEVQLELQPVCTPPCATQAVCRVGNSCECSLGYEGDGRVCTVADLCRKGHGGCSEHANCSQVGTMVTCTCLPDYEGDGWSCRARNPCLDGHRGGCSEHADCLNTGPNTRRCECHVGYVGDGLQCLAELEPPVDRCMSKSVPCHRDALCTDLHFQEKQAGVFHIQATSGPYGLTFSEAKEACEDQGAALASLPQLSAAQQLGFHVCFMGWLANGSAAHPVVFPAADCGDNRVGVISLGVRKNLSERWDAYCYRVQDVACQCRVGFVGDGISTCNGKLLEVLATTANFSTFYGMLLDYANATQRGLDFLDFLDDERSFKTLFVPVNEGFVDNMTLSGSDLELHASNTTFLSANASQGTWLPAHSGLSLFVRDEGSDNSSRVPLTPGAVVVSHIIVWDILAFNGIIHALASPLLTPPQPRPVLGHEPQPVALSMGIVVASGTLLGLVAGALYLRARGKPTGFGFSAFQAEDNADDDFSPWQEGTSPALVSVPNPVFGSNDAFCEPFDDSLLEEDFPDTQRILKVK